One segment of Cryptococcus neoformans var. grubii H99 chromosome 2, complete sequence DNA contains the following:
- a CDS encoding dethiobiotin synthase: protein MPLLFPNFRVHQVFGANTEVGKTLLTTALLRASASRYVSKSEEARKRVFYLKPVSTGPDSESDTSYVQRNTKPYSSYISTHNLYQYREPMSPHLAAQLAPDLPFPKTNEELVRGIEAHANKCLQQLDGQDGCLFVETAGGVHSPALHPPHTQSTFLRSLRLPSILVASPHLGGISTTISAYESLLLRGYSLSAVLCLHDSYYRNHTFLEEYFRDRGIGYWTIKPPPEKYGTVEEDGVRLEQWYKEIEKSFECEQGGGVGDAARWLEEKHKRRIEELGGMPQRTLDSIWWPFTQHQLIDKKEDVMVVDSAFGDNFDSYYAKPEFVPSSKSESLLKSYFDGSASWFTQSHGHANEHLTLAAASAAGRYGHVLFPSGTNAPALSLAEKLIATVGKGWASRVFYSDNGSTAMEVGLKMALRAAGRRYGWDGEMGGSVGVIGLRGSYHGDTIGSMDATQASTYNKAVDWYKGRGHWFSPPMVQFVNGAPTVLTTGPDSWSPLPSSIAPSSKSTPDGWALEFSSFKDVYDISSRSSSPLASYYRAHIRSILERLVKEGKKFGALVMEPTCLGAGGMVFVDPLFQSCMIEVVRASGDLFAGEKWDGRSFEQVLEGLKSRSGAEWQGLPVLYDEVFSGLHRFGYNSAATVLGHTPDISAYAKILTGGLLPLSTTLASSSIFSAFLSPNKVDALLHGHSYTANPIGCAVALEAMKLTTNYEAKGGWQGEKNMWGVEKGVEGRWSFWKKEFVEDISRAQGVKGAMAMGTVFAIELEDDESDYSSHAALDFLTSLRQVVVTTSSSDVAAEDIVPFSPFQIHSRPLGNVVYIITSLWTKPDVMRAMEKVILDKLTKRIQ from the exons ATGCCCCTCTTATTCCCCAATTTTCGAGTCCACCAGGTGTTCGGAG CCAACACTGAAGTCGGAAAAACCTTACTCACAACTGCTCTGCTCCGAGCGTCTGCATCTCGATATGTATCGAAATCTGAAGAGGCGCGGAAAAGGGTGTTTTATTTGAAGCCTGTCAGTACTGGCCCTGATTCCGAATCGGATACCAG CTATGTACAGCGAAACACCAAACCCTACAGCTCGTACATTTCGACACACAACTTGTATCAATATCGAGAGCCCATGTCTCCTCATCTTGCTGCACAGTTGGCCCCCGACCTT CCCTTTCCAAAAACCAACGAAGAGCTTGTCAGAGGTATTGAGGCTCATGCCAATAAGTGTCTTCAACAACTTGACGGTCAGGATGGTTGCCTCTTCGTAGAGACCGCAGGCGGCGTCCACTCTCCAGCGCTTCACCCGCCGCACACCCAGTCCACATTCCTTCGATCTCTTAGgcttccttccattctcgTCGCGTCACCACATCTGGGAGGTATTTCAACTACCATCTCGGCTTACGAGTCTTTGCTTCTCAGAGGTTACTCTCTTTCGGCCGTCCTGTGCTTGCATGACTCCTATTACCGCAACCATACCTTCCTTGAAGAGTATTTTAGGGACCGTGGCATCGGTTACTGGACAATTAAGCCTCCACCAGAGAAGTATGGTAcggttgaggaagacggtGTGAGGTTAGAGCAATGGTACAAGGAAATAGAAAAAAGCTTTGAATGCGAgcaaggtggaggtgtgGGCGATGCGGCTAGATGGCTCGAGGAAAAACATaagaggaggatagagGAGCTGGGAGGGATGCCCCAAAGGACTCTTGATAGCATCTGGTGGCCATTTACTCAACATCAACTG AtcgacaagaaggaagatgtcATGGTCGTGGACTCGGCTTTCGGCGATAACTTTGATTCTTACTACGCCAAGCCCGAATTTgttccctcttccaagaGTGAGAGTTTATTAAAGTCTTACTTTGACGGCTCCGCCAGTTGGTTTAC TCAATCTCATGGTCATGCCAACGAGCACCTCACCCTCGCAGCTGCTTCCGCTGCCGGTCGCTATGGCCACGTCCTTTTCCCCAGTGGCACGAACGCCCCTGCTCTCTCTTTAGCCGAAAAGCTCATCGCCACTGTTGGAAAAGGCTGGGCGTCACGTGTATTTTACTCGGACAATGGAAGTACCGCTATGGAAGTCGGTTTGAAGATGGCGCTTAGGGCGGCAGGTAGGCGATATGGGTGGGATGGGGAAATGGGTGGTAGTGTCGGAGTTATTGGGCTAAGGGGAAGTTACCATGGTGATACT ATCGGATCTATGGATGCTACTCAAGCTTCTACCTACAACAAAGCTGTAGACTGGTACAAGGGCAGAGGGCACTGGTTCTCACCTCCTATGGTCCAATTTGTTAACGGTGCTCCTACTGTTCTCACTACTGGGCCTGACTCCTGgtcgcctcttccttcttctatcGCTCCTTCTAGCAAATCTACCCCCGATGGTTGGGCACTCGagttctcctccttcaagGACGTATACGACATCTCATCccgttcctcttctcccctcgCCTCATATTATCGTGCACACATCCGATCAATTCTTGAACGATTAGtcaaggaaggcaagaagtTTGGTGCACTCGTCATGGAGCCAACATGTCTTGGAGCGGGGGGTATGGTGTTCGTCGACCCTTTGTTCCAATCATGCATGATTGAAGTCGTCAGAGCGAGTGGGGACTTGTTCGCTGGAGAAAAATGGGATGGCCGTTCGTTTGAGCAAGTGTTGGAGGGGTTGAAGAGCAGGTCTGGCGCTGAGTGGCAAGGTCTTCCTGTTTTGTATGACGAAG TTTTCTCCGGTTTGCACCGTTTCGGCTACAATTCTGCCGCTACGGTTCTTGGCCACACCCCTGATATCTCCGCTTACGCCAAAATTCTTACTGGTggtctccttcctctgtccaccaccctcgcttcttcatccatatTTTCGGCATTTCTCTCACCTAACAAAGTCGATGCCCTTTTACATGGTCATTCATACACGGCTAATCCAATCGGATGCGCCGTGGCGCTCGAGGCGATGAAACTCACAACCAATTACGAGGCCAAAGGCGGATGGCAAGGCGAGAAGAACATGTGGGGAGTTGAGAAAGGCGTAGAAGGGAGATGGAGTttctggaagaaggagttTGTTGAGGATATCAGTCGGGCTCAAGGTGTTAAGGGTGCTATGGCTATGGGAACTGTGTTCGCTATCGAGTTGGAAGACGACGAGAGCG ATTACTCTTCCCACGCCGCTCTCGACTTCCTTACCTCACTCCGTCAAGTCGTTGTCACCACTTCGTCATCTGATGTCGCCGCAGAGGACATCGTTCCgttctctcctttccaaatccattCCCGTCCCCTCGGTAATGTAGTGTATATAATAACGAGCTTGTGGACCAAGCCGGACGTCATGAGAGCAATGGAGAAGGTCATCCTGGACAAGCTTACCAAGAGGATTCAATAG
- a CDS encoding vacuolar protein sorting-associated protein, with amino-acid sequence MAAILPPTVTWDTIQDVFYRKDEIYSMEWKISDLSDYIVTSARNGGPIAMIRDERKIMLLGKHPPGKPKIYVYTSSGILLNTFTWDLTPPILLHFTSQNLIVLSDEGLYRVYDLSNSGEYKQHTLGSDVAEMGLVNAQAWEDGMIVLTGGLEYLQVSGWSGGRAIRLSPSGLSELPTSWSTLSPDKSPTGHAQVLFSTSSTIITLDALERIDQRVSRGPFSHIRVSPNGRFLALITVFGSLWVVSSDFSRNLSEVDIGELSDSAGLPEKVEWCGDNAVVLGWGGKVIVVGPAGDSLKYYYSPSAHLIGELDGLRVISATSCDFIQKVPDSSLAVFRPGSTHPASILYDALDHFERKSPKADESIRSIRPELADAVDTCIQAAGREFEVTWQRKLLKAAQFGRAFMDLYNPSEFVEMAQTLKVLNAVRYFEVGIPITYDQYITSSPSYLISHLISRNLHLLALRISQHLSLRPDPVLKHWATAKITRSNKGIDPSDRGVAEDEQVCEAIVEKFEKEGGRGVSYAEIAKKAWEAGRTRLATMLLEHEAQAAEQVPLLLQMKQDKIALTKAVDSGDTDLVYRVLLHLRSTLTQGDFFHILDDSISPNLKPAVNLLQVYARQADRQLLRNFYYQDDRRTESACLEMEEAGQSQDVNDRIEHLKAAAKRFGESKERAFEAKMVEDAQRLLILQEAYERELAHKFKFTGLSVDEFIHRLLIEGFGKRAERVRADWKVPDKRWSRIKLRADRVSPAARVDR; translated from the exons ATGGCCGCTATACTGCCACCAACAGTGAC CTGGGACACGATCCAGGATGTATTCTATCGTAAAGACGAGATATACTCCATGGAATGGAAAATATCAGATCTTTCAGACTACATAGTTACTTCAGCTAGAAACGGTGGTCCTATCG CCATGATCAGAGATGAGCGCAAGATCATGCTTCTAGGGAAACATCCGCCAGGCAAACCCAAGATTTACGTCTACACCTCCTCAGGAATCCTATTGAATACTTTCACATGGGACCTTACTCCACCCATCTTACTTCACTTCACCTCTCAGAATCTCATTGTGCTTTCGGACGAAGGCTTATACCGCGTGTACGATTTGTCGAATTCAGGCGAATACAAGCAACATACATTGGGAAGCGACGTTGCAGAAATGGGACTAGTAAATGCGCAAGCGTGGGAAGATGGTATGATTGTCTTGACTGGCGGACTGGAGTACCTGCAAGTCAGCGGCTGGTCAGGCGGTCGGGCTATCCGTTTATCTCCAAGTG GTTTAAGTGAGTTACCAACGTCTTGGTCTACTCTATCACCCGACAAATCTCCAACTGGTCATGCCCAAGTACTCTTCTCAACATCCTCTACGATAATAACTCTTGACGCTCTCGAACGCATCGACCAGCGCGTCTCTCGTGGTCCATTCTCACATATCCGAGTATCACCCAACGGTAGATTCCTCGCTCTTATCACTGTATTTGGATCATTATGGGTTGTTTCGTCCGACTTTAGTCGCAATTTATCAGAGGTCGATATCGGCGAGTTGAGCGACAGTGCTGGATTACCTGAAAAAGTAGAATGGTGTGGTGATAATGCGGTAGTCCTTGGATGGGGTGGGAAAGTGATCGTTGTCGGCCCTGCGGGTGACTCTCTCAA ATACTATTACTCTCCATCGGCCCACCTTATTGGGGAGCTCGATGGACTTAGGGTAATCTCGGCAACATCTTGCGACTTCATCCAAAAAGTACCAG ACTCCTCCCTCGCTGTATTTAGACCCGGCTCAACCCATCCTGCTTCTATCCTCTACGACGCTCTCGATCATTTTGAGCGTAAATCACCAAAAGCAGATGAGAGTATACGCAGTATAAGGCCAGAGCTGGCAGATGCTGTTGATACCTGTATTCAAGCGGCTGGGAGGGAGTTTGAGGTTACCTGGCAAAGGAAGTTGTTGAAG GCTGCCCAATTTGGACGGGCATTCATGGATCTGTACAACCCCAGCGAGTTTGTGGAGATGGCCCAAACGTTAAAGGTGTTGAATGCGGTCAGGTATTTTGAAGTGGGCATCCCTATCACTTATGATCA GTACATAacatcatccccttcatacctcatctcccatcttatctctcgcaacctccatctccttgcTCTACGCATTTCTCAACACCTCTCCCTTCGCCCAGACCCCGTTCTGAAACATTGGGCCACAGCAAAAATAACTCGCTCCAACAAGGGCATCGACCCCTCCGACCGTGGCGTTGCTGAAGACGAACAAGTCTGCGAAGCCATTGTGGAGAAATTCGAAAAGGAAGGCGGAAGGGGTGTGAGTTACGCGGAGATTGCGAAGAAAGCATGGGAAGCGGGGAGAACGAGGTTGGCCACAATGTTGTTGGAACATGAGGCCCAAGCTGCAGAGCAGGTTCCATTGTTATTGCAGATGAAGCAGGATAAGATTGCATTGACTAAAGCTGTCGATTCTGGGGATACTGATCTAG TCTACCGGgttctccttcacctccgTTCAACGCTCACTCAGGGCGACTTCTTTCACATTCTTGATGactccatctctcccaaCCTCAAACCTGCTGTCAACCTCCTACAAGTGTACGCCCGTCAAGCGGACCGCCAACTGCTTCGCAACTTTTACTACCAAGATGACAGACGAACAGAAAGTGCTTGcttggagatggaagaagctggacaGAGCCAGGATGTAAACGACAGAATTGAACATCTCAAGGCCGCTGCCAAGAGGTTTGGGGAAAGTAAAGAGAGGGCGTTTGAGGCTAAA ATGGTTGAAGATGCTCAACGCCTTCTTATCCTCCAGGAAGCATATGAACGGGAGCTCGCCCATAAGTTTAAGTTCACAGGCTTGTCTGTCGATGAATTCATACATAGACTTCTTATTGAAGGGTTCGGAAAACGTGCAGAGCGGGTGAGGGCGGACTGGAAGGTGCCAGATAAGCGGTGGTCGCGGATCAAGCTTAGGGCTGACAGAGTTAGTCCAGCTGCACGTGTAGATAGATGA